One stretch of Streptomyces sp. R21 DNA includes these proteins:
- a CDS encoding dihydrolipoamide acetyltransferase family protein → MTTMTENASGLREFKMPDVGEGLTEAEILKWYVQPGDTVTDGQVVCEVETAKAAVELPIPYNGVVHELRFPEGSTVDVGTSIIAVNVGGGTVAPAAPVAETPAAEAPVQAPVQEAPAEETKPQGRTPVLVGYGVAESSTKRRPRKGAEIPAQEAPAAIQGELNLNGHGARTAERPLAKPPVRKLAKDLGVDLASVVASGPDGIITREDVHAAAAPAAPVAPAAPSAPEPVAAQPAVAAPAPAVAYDAARETRVPVKGVRKMTAQAMVGSAFTAPHVTEFVTIDVTRTMKLVEELKQDKELQGLRVNPLLLIAKALLVAIKRNPDVNASWDEANQEIVLKHYVNLGIAAATPRGLIVPNIKDAHEKTLPQLAQALGELVSTAREGKTSPAAMQGGTVTITNVGVFGVDTGTPIINPGESAILAVGAIKLQPWVHKGKVKPRQVTTLALSFDHRLVDGELGSKVLADVAAILEQPKRLITWA, encoded by the coding sequence GTGACGACGATGACTGAGAACGCGTCGGGGCTCCGCGAGTTCAAGATGCCCGACGTGGGCGAGGGACTCACCGAGGCGGAGATCCTCAAGTGGTACGTCCAGCCCGGTGACACCGTGACGGACGGGCAGGTGGTGTGCGAGGTCGAGACGGCCAAGGCCGCCGTCGAACTGCCGATCCCGTACAACGGGGTCGTGCACGAGCTGCGCTTCCCCGAGGGCAGCACGGTCGACGTGGGCACGTCGATCATCGCGGTGAACGTGGGCGGGGGCACGGTGGCTCCGGCTGCTCCTGTTGCCGAAACTCCCGCTGCCGAGGCGCCGGTTCAGGCTCCGGTGCAGGAGGCTCCCGCCGAGGAGACCAAGCCGCAGGGCCGCACGCCGGTGCTCGTGGGGTACGGGGTCGCCGAGTCCTCCACCAAGCGCCGGCCCCGCAAGGGCGCCGAGATTCCCGCGCAGGAGGCTCCGGCCGCGATCCAGGGCGAACTGAACCTCAACGGGCACGGCGCGAGGACGGCCGAGCGCCCGCTGGCGAAGCCCCCGGTGCGCAAGCTCGCCAAGGACCTGGGCGTCGACCTGGCGTCCGTCGTCGCCTCGGGCCCCGACGGGATCATCACGCGCGAGGACGTCCACGCGGCGGCCGCACCGGCGGCGCCCGTGGCACCCGCAGCTCCCTCGGCTCCCGAGCCGGTGGCGGCCCAGCCAGCCGTGGCCGCTCCGGCCCCGGCGGTCGCGTACGACGCGGCGCGCGAGACCCGTGTCCCGGTCAAGGGCGTCCGCAAGATGACCGCCCAGGCCATGGTCGGCTCGGCGTTCACCGCGCCGCACGTCACCGAGTTCGTGACGATCGACGTGACGCGCACGATGAAGCTCGTCGAGGAGCTGAAGCAGGACAAGGAGTTGCAGGGGCTGCGGGTGAACCCGCTGCTGCTCATCGCCAAGGCCCTGCTGGTCGCCATCAAGCGCAACCCGGACGTCAACGCGTCCTGGGACGAGGCCAACCAGGAAATCGTGCTCAAGCACTACGTGAACCTGGGCATCGCCGCGGCCACCCCGCGCGGCCTGATCGTCCCGAACATCAAGGACGCGCACGAGAAGACGCTGCCGCAGCTGGCGCAGGCGCTCGGCGAGCTGGTGTCGACGGCCCGCGAGGGGAAGACCTCCCCCGCCGCGATGCAGGGCGGCACGGTCACGATCACCAACGTCGGCGTCTTCGGCGTCGACACGGGCACGCCGATCATCAACCCCGGCGAGTCCGCGATCCTCGCGGTCGGCGCGATCAAGCTCCAGCCGTGGGTCCACAAGGGCAAGGTGAAGCCGCGTCAGGTGACCACGCTGGCGCTGAGCTTCGACCACCGCCTGGTCGACGGCGAGCTGGGCTCCAAGGTCCTCGCCGACGTGGCGGCGATCCTGGAGCAGCCCAAGCGGCTGATCACCTGGGCCTGA